atttaaaaattaaatacatcaatttatctttatattggataaatataattatttctatatgtaatatataaatataaaatggcgttatatcaataattgtgttaataattttgataatttgtgaTAGTTTATGGGGAAGGATGCGGAAGCTAgtagataatattttttttacaaaagtagAAGTAAATGAAAAGTTTTTACAAAGACAGAGAAATAGACtaatttgatacttttttttatGCCCCTTTTAGGCttcctttcttctctttttataGGAGAATTcttaaattctatttaattttctttgaatcCCACACAGTTTTTATATAAGGATAACGCATCATCATTTATATGGTTGCTTCCACGTTGCTCTCTTTCTTGCCTTGACACATCATTGATTTGCTTCCATGTTGCaatctctttttatttattttttctttacatCTGGATGAAGTTTTCTTTAAGTTGCCTCCTTTTTTGTCCATACATGAATGTTTGTTTTCTCAAGTTGCTTACTTGGTTGTCATTTTCCCACGTGCCTTCCTTTTTTGGCTTTATTCTTATTGGATATTATCTAGATTCATTTCCTCTATCTCATCTAGATGTAATGAATCTATTGACAGTCTTGGTGAGTTTCAATTCTCTCACGTGTTATTGATATCTTCTATCATGTGTGAAGGAAAATTATCAATCTCCATGTCagctattatttttaatagttgcATGGATTCTTTGTCTCTATCTTCCTGGGTGCTTTAAGTATCGTATGccaatattattcttttatcaGTCCAGAGATTATAAGTTTTTTGTTGAAGTAAATATTGGGCTTTAGTCATTAAATCTATTCATGCTTGGATTTGATAATAACTAGGATTATTAAAACACTTGTCAATGTTTTTTGTCAAGtgtcttttttcttctttaattgcAGAAAATTTGGGTCCTCCAATCATTTTTTGAAGAATCCAAATTTGATATAgctgataaaatttttatttttcagttatACCAATAAGACTACTAATATcaagatgaaaataataataaaatcatcttCATATACCATATGAAATAATATGGTTTTGATAAATAcagaaaaatcttttaataaatgaaaagagaaattttggATTGTTATTCCTTTAACAAAACCACATTCAATACTGcttatatcaaatggttcataatcaagtctaaattttatagtagggaatttttcattttcatccatctTTGAAAGATTTGTGATGCATTGCATAATCCAAATGACATTACTTTCCATTGATAATGTCCATTAGGTGCACTAAAAGTTGTCAAATGCTTGGATTCTTCTGTTAGCATGATTTGCTAGAATCTTGATTTAcagtcaaatttattaaaatattttgcttgtttagtCCACATTCTAGTCCAACCTTTATGGTTAGAAATCATGCcgaaataaaaagagaaaaagttaGAATGGTTGATTTCTAACCATAATGGCTGGACTAGAATGTGGACTATTAGTtgtttctattaattatttttctaataattcttttatttgtatatcaaattcatctatatattatttagtataGAAAACTGGTTtaactctaataattttattgagattttgcaatttaatttcacaatatcTAGGACATAATTTTAATGGCTCTTCACTAAagttattttctaatattttaaaaaccagTGACTTGTTTGAgttgtttaatttgttcttttcttggTGGTGTGAActttttatcataaataaatttatgattttctcTGATGGTATTTCTATAGAAGTTTTTCTCTGACaacataattaacttttatcaatagaaaatggtaaatgttgatatataaaattatttcccaATAATATATCTCCATGCATTGCAATAAAGCATAATATTTTAGGTATCACAAATCTTACATTATTTATGTAGATTGGTATGTTTCTAACTTTATATTGGATTATGATTTCATTACCATCTATTCCTATGGCTTTTATTGGATGTTTCATAGGTTCTCATTTTTCTAAAGGAATGACATTCTTTCGAATTACTAGTTGCAGCTCCAATATCTATTAAAGCATgcaaataatatgttttatattctctaaattgaaatgtaatttcaatatatgtgtAACATTCCTGaattggaaatttgaaaatgtaataaCATCATTTGTTCGAAGCTTCATTCGTTGGATAATTATTGAAGTTTGTATTTCTTCCATTctagtgtttttaaaatttcgacTTCGTTCAAGAGGAAAAATAGGAATATGAACTATTTTCATTCCTCTTAGTGTTGAAGGTCTAAAACTTGTACATGTATTTTCCTTATCTTCCCTATTTGAGTATTTGaggtaaaactaaattatatcTGTATTTGTTATGgtatagtatttttaaaatataatttatcccagatgacatatatttttatagtactTACAGTTTAGAAGTACTTGCACTATTTATCTTTTCTATTATCCAATCTCTTGGTATTGATAAATCtcttaaatgtaataattttggttgtatttcAAGAGTGAATTTATTAGGttcaaataatttcattattaatttctttgatttctacttCATTGTATTAgtatattcattaatagaaGTCCAACTTATTGCTAGATCttcattaaatcattaatttcagaatttttgtttgaattctAAGACATAAACATTCTTCTATCGGAGGATCgataatagatataaaataattcggtttatataaatttgatataaagTAATAAGAGCTTCATTTTTGAACAATTTCGAAATCATCTTGAATATCACAtaatttataaagttaaattaaaaatagaattcatCTTGGTATCCAAAGTAGGTAGATCATGCATTTCTCGATCCATCTTGGATATCCCATATTATATACTTATTggtgaaaagttgaaaaaatgTGACACAACGAAATCAACCCATACAAATAACCCAACTTCAAAATTTATGGACAATCACAatcaaatatgtatttttttcccTTGTGTTTATAGGTTGGTTCAATTTATTTGCAAGAATGAAAGGCTGGTGAAGtagagaagaaagaagaaaacaaggCATACCcaaatgaatcaaaatcaaacgatgtgttgaaagaaatttatgagaaaatgtaaaataagtgaaacaaagaaaatcaacTTTAGTttaacttttgtattttttagaaaatgtaaAAGCAATTCACGTGGTGCCGTGCAATTGACTAGCGTTGCCACATCATTGAAAGACAAACGACGTTAGAGAAAAATACGGGGATCAATCTGGGATAAAAATACCCTTAAGTACGGccgatttgaaataaatttaagcctATTTCAAATTTGCAAATAAATGGTAGTGATTCCAATACCGTGCACTTAAAGTCTACAATTGgttatgtgtaaatattttatatataaaaaatatgaattaattaaacgtatcttttaatttaaatacaataaatctatacctctatatataaattttaatttacactATTATTAATGAAAGGcgtattgattattttataattataattaatattaccatttacacattaaattatataaatttacaaattattagATTGAAATTTAGACAGATTTTTATAACTCttgatattataattaatttatttattatgtaagtCCATGCATCAATATGTTGATTTATTTGAGTTTATGTGTTATTGTTGGAATATATGtaaattgtttttgaattaaGCTAGATTTAGTAACAATATCAAGATTTCTCTCCCACTAGAGGTGATTATGGGTTGGGCTATTCGGTTTGGCCCGACGGTCCGCctgaaaaatgggagggttcaggtaaaaatataggcccgaaatatgagtttgggcaaaaaaagaggcccgtttagaaaacaggtCGGGCCCTgagtaaaacttttttggcccaggcccgacccaaattatatattaaatatatattttttgtttttaatcaaatatatatttttgcaggtttttgatgctattttggtgttgtaaaatttaatatgggttgggccgggctcgggcttaccAATTTCCTTTCGGGATGAGCTTGGActaattttaggcccatattttgggccgggccaaGGCCtagaaaatgggcctaaaattttatttgggcCCAACCCGGctcggcccatgatcacctctatcTCCCACCCTATTAAAGTATTTTAGTGTAATCGAGTTAATATAAAGTTTGAACTTGAATCCGATCCGAATTTCGAATTAAGATACATCATgtattaactttgaaaattcaagttaatttgaaataacaataaatttaattgtgtttaattCCAATTTCCATACTCGATTTCAagcttaattatattatttgcgTTGAGTTCAAGTTTTGCATTGAAATGTTTATCAAGATAGTCAACACTGTATTATTGTATGACAAGAACaaagttaatattaattaactatttattaatacgataattaacttttattttattttatcatcacATTAAACAAGCACTAGTATTAACCGAATCAATTATATAATTAGACTTTGTATCGATATTAAATTacacatattattttaaattaattatcacatatttaattttacaattctataccaattaaaaacaaaatttagtaGTATAAATAGATGCATTAGTCTGTGGTGGAGTCAGGGCACTGCAagcttaaaatagaaaaattttcatttaagcaatttataatttataaaattttaaattaataatgataaaattatactttagccctcaaaaaataataaaaattaatttaatcatttaaaaattataaatatatagattataaaaatatacaatttaattcccgCCTCAAAAAAGTTCTTGGCTCTTAGCCTTCCTAATaagtcaaaagtaaaatttggtTGTATAAATAGATTTATTAGCCAGTGGTGGAGTTAGAGGTGGCTAGTAGGGGTCCCAACCCCCCCTAAagtggaatttttttttatttaaacattttataatttataaaattttaaattagtagtGGTGAAATTGTACTTCACCCCTCCAGAAGGAtagaattttgatttagtcttttaaaaattataaatatataaactattaaaatggtaaaatcatatttttactatcataaaatatataaataaaattccaCCTCCTCCTTATTAGCGTTACTAAAAGTCAATAAATTTGCATAGTATAAATAGATGTATTAAACTCCAAAGAATCCTACATTTTGCATGGTTACTCATTTGCATGTGAAAAGGGTGTCTTCTGCCCTTCACCCTTTTATGAATGAAAATTCTTAACGTATGGAtatcaaattatcttttattatgtgataataacaaaaaaaaacgtataataataattaatgtaagattaattaattaagagttttcttgaaaaataacattataaattaaCGTTAAAATATCtcactaattaataaaaaacatttggataaataataattaaaaaatattttcatggaAATTGTAGCTAaagaaataccaaaaataatcttaatatattagtttataattggatattaataatcaataaaaatacatttttaaaggttaaaatataatatcttataaataaaaacaaatatttaattaggtaCTTCAATATTAAGTAACCTTTACtatcttataaataaaaacaaatatttaattaggtaCTTCAATATTAAGTAACCTCAAATGggtattttactaaaataataaaataaaataaatactaaaatagtatactttttttatttactaaaatgttacaaaaaaaaacagttaaaaaaataaaaaaaagtaaaggtGCATGTGGCAGAGGCAGCACCAACATGTTCGTATTTCAGCcttttattcgtatttttttcctcgaattttattactttaaaaaatatactattttctaattttattattttacattattttagtacattatatttgaaatgtattcatttagtgtgttttttattaaaagtaataaaataagggtttgaaataaggatttttattttattttaaaacacactaaatgaatacatttcaaacataatgtactaaaataatataaaataataaaattagaaaatagtatatttgtttaaagtaataaaattgggaaaaatactGAACAAAAGGCGaaataaggtttttttaaaatttatttaaaaaatagtaaattaatacatttcaaacataatgtactaaaataatgtaaaataataaatacgaaaataatatatttttattgaaagtaataaaatcgagaaaaaatacgaacaaatggccaaaattagggttttcttcaaatttatttaaaaaacacactaaatgaatacatttcaaatataatgtactaaaataatgtaaaataataaaattagaaaataatatattttttaaagtaataaaattcaaaaaaaatacgaataaagaGCTGAAATACGAATATATTGATGCTGCCTCTATCACAGGCACCTTTGATGCCGCATGTGGCAAGCCcatatttttgctttttttattttttaactgttttattttggtaaataaaaaaaagtgtactattttgatttttttaatttttttgtattattttaataaaatacccaacctcaaattctttttcaaaaaagtaattttaaaattacttattaaaaatattattaaaaaaatatatttgaaaattgtCACCTCCTTGGGAAAGAAGCAGCTATCAGAACTTCTCATTAGTCAGGCATTCTCTTCTCCCTCTCTGTTTGAGAAAAGTATCATTACAAAAGCAACGACAAAGAGATCATCCAACATTTTACACCTTCATTTCCTCATAGCCATTTTTCAGTAGTACTCCTTTACCAGAGACATATAAGTTGGATTTCCTTGATGATATGTTTTTGGGTTCTTGGCGGTGAGTTGGGAGAAAGGGTTTCTctgattttatatttatgtcagctaatttttttaaaaaaaagtgtcaGAGAATACTAAAAACAGTAGAACGTTAAAGAATGTCATGTGTAACCCAGAATGGTTGGGATTCTTTGTTATTGTAATGTGTTTACTTATACAGGCAGAGAAGTAACATAACTTTGTGAGCCATGGAGCCAGTTGACATGGAGAAGGACATTTCTCAACTACACCCTGCTGATCCTCTCCCTTTTGCCAGAAGGTGGTTGAGGTTccttctcatttttctttccatagCTTAGCTGATGATATGGGATAAAgttacttcattttttttatctacCATGTCAAAAGCTAATGTAAGAAGTTGCGATGTTTTCtgcttttgtttgtttatgcAACAGCTATCAGCTTGAAGCATTAGAGAAAGCTATCAAGCAAAACACAATAACTTACTTGGAAACTGGATCTGGCAAGACAATGATCGCCATCATGCTTCTCCGCAGCTATGCCCATCTTATTCGCAAGCCCTCACCTTTTTTTGCTGTCTTCTTGGTTCCCAAAGTTGTCCTGGTTAAACAAGTGTGTCAAATAACATATCTTTCTTTCCAATTCATGCCATTATCAATGTTGTTTTTAGAAAAAGTTCTTGATTTGTTGTATCTCTTCTGATTTACATAATGATTAGCAAGCTGATGCTGTGGAAATGCATACGGACTTGAATGTTGGAAAGTATTGGGGAGATATGCAGGTCGACTTTTGGGACGGGGAGAAGTGGAAGCAAGAACTAGATAAATATGAGGTGGGGTTTTCTATATATGTATCATTTAGTTGATATGGTGGTGATTCAGAGCAAATACTTTCTTTTATTCATCATGTTGATTATGTATGTGCTATGTGATGTGTGATGTACTGGCTACTTCACTGACATTTTCTTTAATATGTTTTACATAATGTTTTCAGTTTCTAAGTAACTGTCCATTTTTCTTCATTCTTAGATATGGTACTTTCTTTTATTCATCATGTTGATTATTTATGTGCTATGTGATGTGTGATGTACTGGCTACTTCACtgacattttctttaatttgctTTACATAATGTTTTCTGTTTCTAAGTAACTGTccgtttttcttctttcttggaTATGGTACATGCGGTTAGCAATAACATGTATTTCTCATTGACAGGTGCTTGTGATGACACCTCAGATTTTACTTGATGGATTGAGGCATAGCTTCTTCAAGATAAACATGATAAAGGTTTTGATAATTGATGAATGCCACCATGCCCGAGGAAATCACCCTTATGCCTCTATTATGAGAGTTAGTTGTCTTTCTATTCATCTTtcattagattttaattttgtttaccATAAGCATCATCATGATTctcatcatatatatatgaatgctTTATTGTATGTTTTATCTTATTGATCTTATGATAGTTCTCCacaaaatttatatgtatggtaAAATGTGGAAAGCTGTgcatttaaatatgtttaattaaattgtatacaTTGACGGCTCATACTTATAGAGCTGTCAAAATGTTGTTTTCTATCTTTTACCTTAAGTGTGTTTTACTTCTTCATAGCTATAGCCAGACATGATTTTTATGTTGTCATATTGCTCAACGATTTCTTTTCGTTATAGGAATTCTATCATCGCCATTTAGAAGCTGGTGCATCTAATCTTCCTAGGATTTTTGGGATGACTGCTTCTCCTATAAATTCAAAAGGTGATATTTTCAAgcttttagtttagttattggTTATAtgtgttccttttttttttaaatagtatttGAACTTTTTTCCCTCTCTATTACCTTAGGGGCAAACTCTGCTGATAGCTATTGGCAGAAGATCCATGAATTGGAGACGATTATGAACTCAAaggtccttttttttttttttttctgttcatCACAGATTTAATGCTTCTGTTGATGATTTAATCTTTTGAGACATAAGTGTGTCATTCATGGAAGATGACATTTCAATATTTACATGGTATGTTTTCCTCTATTGAAGGTGTATACATGTGAAAGTGAATCAGTGCTTGCTCAGTTTGTTCCATTTTCTACTCCAAAGTTCAAGTTTTACCAACATATGGAAATTCCAAATGTTCTATATGCACACTTGGTAGAGGAATTGACTGTTTTGAAAGTAAAGGTGCGAATTCATTGTTGAAATCTTTTGCTATGTAGCCAGTTTAATGTGAGAAATTTCCTCTCTTCTACGAGTGACTTTTTACTAGTTactaaatttggattttattttggCTGCTGTATTCATAGTTAATACAACTTGCACTTAGCATTACAATTTTGTATCCATAGTACTAATTTAGTACTTGGGATGCAAAGAGGAGTGAAAATAGTGTTCTCATGGATTATTATCTATCCTACTGGGTGTTAGTTGAAATTTGAAGGTGTGAATGTGATTCTTTTGTTCATACTTCAATATGCATTTTTCGTTTCCTAGTAGGATACTGAGTATTGACAATAGATGCCCTGATTTTTAGCATGAATGTTCGTTGGATAATTTGGATCTTGAAGCTTCTGCAGCAGAATCTACAAGAAAGAAACTATCAAAGATACATTCAGCTTTAATACATTGTCTACATGAGCTTGGTGTTTGGTTGGCTTTAAAGGTACCTTTTTAGCCAAATATTTTTTCCAAAGTGCAATATATGTATATCATCAAGTCTGTTCATTTGTAATAGGCTGCAGAGTGCTTTTCATGTTATGAAAGTGAGCATCTTATGTGGGGGAATTTGGATGTCTTTGGCGAGAAAATTATTAGGAGCTACAGTGTGGATGCTTTTCATGCAATTGAAACATGCATGCCATCTGGTACTTGTATTTTCCTCTAAGGGTGAGTTAATAATATGTTGTGtttatcatttttcttaaatatctTCCGTTTTTATGTTCCCCCAAATAGGTCTGGATTGGACCATAGCTAATGATGTTAAAGGCAGTGTGGCTGCTGGGTTTCTTACCACAAAAGTTTTATGCCTTATTGAATCTCTATTTGAATACAGGTAGCATGGTTATTACTGATAATAGTTTTATGCGGTGTTCTATCAGTTTACCAAGTGCTAATATAGTATTGCCTCCTTTGAAAGTTATCTTTCTGCTTTCCGattatttaaagtttattttgggacgATAGTCAGCttcattaatatatttaattaatatatttaatacaacAAAGATTAAAGAATGGTTTGATGTGTTTTTTTCACTCTGGTTGTTAAGCATAAATAACTATAGGCAATGAGGCCATCAATACAGATGTATAGAGGATTTTAAGGAATGAATTTGACAAAATTGATCCACAAACCTCTTCATTCCATCTcccttattttttcttttcatcatttGTGACATTTTGTTATGTGCAATAATGCAGGGTGTTGAAGGACATAAGATgtataatttttgttgagagggTTATAACAGCAGTTGTGCTTCAATCGCTATTTAGTGAATTACTTCCCAGGTACAGTAATTGGAAGACTAATTACATTGCGGGAAATAACTCTGGATTGCAGAATCAGACAAGGAAAAAACAAAACGAAATTGTAGAAGAATTCCGCAAAGGCATGGTATGTCACGTACaatagataaataatatatCAGTTATCCACTGCATTCGAATGATGGTTTTCCATTCCTGCAGGTTAACATAATCGTTGCAACTTCAATTCTTGAAGAAGGCTTGGATGTTCAATCATGCAACCTAATTATCAGATTTGATCCTTCACCAACAATTTGTAGTTTCATACAGTCTCGAGGACGTGCTAGAATGCAGAACTCAGATTATCTATTAATGCTGAAGAggtaataatttatatttctaatcCTTGCCAAATATCATTTCTCAAGTTTTAAAGATCTTTAGTACTAGTGCTGCCATGGAtgactttttttcctttttctttttatatataaggtTACCATTAAAACACCTTCAAAAGTATTATGTACTCACATTTGGTAAAAAGCATTTGGAATCCTATTAATTTGCTTGATTTTATACTTTTGAGGGCCTTAACAACGCTCTGGTTTGATTATTGTAGTGGGGACTTTTCTACACATTCTCGACTGAAGAACTATCTTACTAGTGGAGATGTAATGAGAAAGGAATCTTTACGCCATGCATCCAATCCTTGTTCTCCTCTTAGTAAGGGCTTAGATGATGAAGAGTTTTACCAAGTCGCGAGTACAGGGGCATGTATGACTCTTAGTTCTAGCGTTGGTCTAATGTACTTCTATTGCTCACGTCTCCCTGCAGATGGGTTAGTGATTATTAATATTGGTTGTTGCACATTCTGTTAATATTTAATGACttatttcttcctttttatttagttaGGGCCTTATTCATGGCTTAATAGTTTTTACTTCTTTCTTGTATTTGTTTGTTCTCTCTAGGTATTTTAAACCTATTCCGAGGTGTGTTATTGACAAGCAAATGGGGCTTTGCACCCTCCTCCTACCCAAGAGTTGCCCTATACAAACTGTTTGTGTTCAGGGTAATATAAAAAACCTAAAGAAAATAGCATGCTTTGAAGCATGCAAGAAACTCCATCAAATTGGTGCTTTAACAGACAATCTTGTTCCTGATATTGTTTTTGAAGAAAATGATGTGGAAGAATTTGGTAATAATAATGCACGTCTTTATTACCTTTTTTATCCAATAATTAATGTATGTAATTTCAAGATATTTAAAGTCGTTAGAAGAAGTATCtgattttcctttattttatttaattatttgatttgtagAAAAGGAGCCCTATAATGATGATCAACCTATTTTCTTTCCACCTGAACTAGTGAATAAGGGTTCACTGGACTCCATGACAAAGTACTACTGCTATTTAATGGAGTTGAAGCAGAACTTTGATTATGAGGTTCCTGTTCATAACATCATGCTTCTTGTCAGGAATCAGTTTGACATGGATGAAAAAAGTGTGAATATTGAGTTAGAAGTTGACAGGGGCACATTAACAGTTAACATGAAATATATTGGACTAATACGTCTTAATTCTGACCAGGTactatgtatattttaaattttattattgttctAGGGTGATaagaatagaaaatatattGTAATGCGTTCATGTTTTAACATTTTACCCTCTGTGCGCTTTTTCCATTTTGGTAGGTTATCTTATGTAGAAGGTTTCAGCTTGCAGTTTTTCAAGTACTTATGGATCGTAAAGCCGAAAAGTTTGCAGAGGTGTTATGTGACCATACCTTTGGGAATAATTCCGAAATTGATTATCTACTCCTCCCATCAAATTATGTGGGCCAGAGTCCTCTGATTGATTGGTTGTCAGTTACTTCTGTCACATTTTCTTATGAAAAGGCCTGGAAGAATCATGTGAACTGCAATGCTGGTATGATACAGACCAAAAGCGGTCTGGTGTGCACTTGCATGGTCCAAAATTCGTTGGTCTCTACTCCTCATAATGGTCATGCTTATATTATCAGTGGTCTTTTAACTAATATAAATGCAAATTCACTTTTGAGGTTGAGTGATGGACGCTTAATGACTTACAAGGAGTATTATGAACAACGGTAAGCATTTCtttagtaattttccaaagAATTAATGTGAATATGTGATGCTTATGTTTCTGGTTATTAACTCTATTCTCATGTGACATTACAGCCACGGTATCAATTTCTGTTATGGTCAAGTCTCTTTCCTTGCAGGGCGACATATTTTCCCCGTGCAAAATCACATTCAAAGGTtcagaaaacaaaaagagaaaggCATGTTGTCTCTTATCATCTTGCCTTTTAGAGATTAGTAAGGATAGCTTTAGATGATCTTTGCAATTGAATTCAACTGTTAAGAACAATTTTCATATTGGAAGATTTTTTGTAGAGAAACTAAGATTTTCGTAATATCTGGTACAAAATCGGTTTTGTCCAAGTGTTCATACCGGTtcagtttattttaatattaattttttttatttatgttgcaGAATCAAGTAATGCATTGGTAGAATTGCCTCCTGAGCTTTGTTGTGTAGTAATGTCTCCCATATCGGTTAGCACATTTTATTCATTCACATTTCTTCCGTCAATCATGCATCGACTCGAGTCTTTGCTCCTTGCTACCAGCTTGAAAAAGATGCATTTGGATCATTGCGTGCAAAATATTGCGATTCCAACCATGAAGGTGAGCTAGCATACTTTTGAATTCCTCTTTTCAGAGCCACCTATGCTTTACAGAAATATGTATTACATCTTAAAATTATCTGCTGAAGTATTATTGAGAAAACAAACAGTATGTATTACATCCTTGTGATATGTACTGTTAAGTGTTGCATTTTATATGTTGTGTTTGACTTGGCTCAACTATGCTTGGTAGGTTTTGGAGGCAATTACAACCAAAAAGTGCCTAGAAAACTTTCATTTGGAATCACTAGAGACTCTTGGTGACTCTTTTTTGAAGTATGCTGTTTGTCAACAgcttttcaaaaaatatcaaaatcatcatGAGGGCCTTCTTAGTATTAGGAAGgacaaaattatttcaaatacagCTCTGTCCATGCTAGGATGTGACAAGAAACTTCCGGTTAGTTGTCTTCtagatattta
This sequence is a window from Gossypium raimondii isolate GPD5lz chromosome 5, ASM2569854v1, whole genome shotgun sequence. Protein-coding genes within it:
- the LOC105766407 gene encoding endoribonuclease Dicer homolog 2, which translates into the protein MEPVDMEKDISQLHPADPLPFARSYQLEALEKAIKQNTITYLETGSGKTMIAIMLLRSYAHLIRKPSPFFAVFLVPKVVLVKQQADAVEMHTDLNVGKYWGDMQVDFWDGEKWKQELDKYEVLVMTPQILLDGLRHSFFKINMIKVLIIDECHHARGNHPYASIMREFYHRHLEAGASNLPRIFGMTASPINSKGANSADSYWQKIHELETIMNSKVYTCESESVLAQFVPFSTPKFKFYQHMEIPNVLYAHLVEELTVLKVKHECSLDNLDLEASAAESTRKKLSKIHSALIHCLHELGVWLALKAAECFSCYESEHLMWGNLDVFGEKIIRSYSVDAFHAIETCMPSGLDWTIANDVKGSVAAGFLTTKVLCLIESLFEYRVLKDIRCIIFVERVITAVVLQSLFSELLPRYSNWKTNYIAGNNSGLQNQTRKKQNEIVEEFRKGMVNIIVATSILEEGLDVQSCNLIIRFDPSPTICSFIQSRGRARMQNSDYLLMLKSGDFSTHSRLKNYLTSGDVMRKESLRHASNPCSPLSKGLDDEEFYQVASTGACMTLSSSVGLMYFYCSRLPADGYFKPIPRCVIDKQMGLCTLLLPKSCPIQTVCVQGNIKNLKKIACFEACKKLHQIGALTDNLVPDIVFEENDVEEFEKEPYNDDQPIFFPPELVNKGSLDSMTKYYCYLMELKQNFDYEVPVHNIMLLVRNQFDMDEKSVNIELEVDRGTLTVNMKYIGLIRLNSDQVILCRRFQLAVFQVLMDRKAEKFAEVLCDHTFGNNSEIDYLLLPSNYVGQSPLIDWLSVTSVTFSYEKAWKNHVNCNAGMIQTKSGLVCTCMVQNSLVSTPHNGHAYIISGLLTNINANSLLRLSDGRLMTYKEYYEQRHGINFCYGQVSFLAGRHIFPVQNHIQRFRKQKEKESSNALVELPPELCCVVMSPISVSTFYSFTFLPSIMHRLESLLLATSLKKMHLDHCVQNIAIPTMKVLEAITTKKCLENFHLESLETLGDSFLKYAVCQQLFKKYQNHHEGLLSIRKDKIISNTALSMLGCDKKLPGFIRDEPFDPKDWMIPGYNCGNYSLNEETLCNAKKIYVRGRRKVKCKKVADVVEALIGAYLSTGGEAAGLLFLDWIGISIDFTNIPYERHFKVRAEKFVNVQHFESLLHYSFQDPSLLVEALTHGSYMLAEIPGCYQRLEFLGDSVLDYLITLHLYNKYPGITPGLLTDLRSASVNNNCYALSAVKAGFHKHILQSSQKLYKDIKETVESFQELSLEYTFGWESEKSFPKVLGDVMESLAGAIFVDSGYKKEIVFQSIRPLLEPMITPETMTVHPVKELYELCQKEHYELRKPIVSHEDGISSITIEVEANGKVFKHTSTACDKKMAKKLASKEVLKSLKGANFS